A genomic stretch from Telopea speciosissima isolate NSW1024214 ecotype Mountain lineage chromosome 7, Tspe_v1, whole genome shotgun sequence includes:
- the LOC122667753 gene encoding uncharacterized protein LOC122667753: protein MALGGSKKVGSAAEASSYPLSSKPGNPNSLKPKHKIVKKSSDRRKDSTAEQIQEKPNHENTTQGSIKEKNASNKIKNGNKKISLEAHRETSIINDNSRRDRKDKEELDGNAIYQMKNGNKKNSQELNREKSIIRENSRRDQKAKEELGGLIFMCNGKTKPDCFRYGVMGVPQSQKELVMEIKPGLKLFLYDFDLKLMYGIYKASFAGGMNLEPAAFGGAFPVQVRFMVHEDCFPLPESVFKRAIEDNYDEKKHRFKTELTVLQVKKLTSLFQTSSGQLSRKPFLAHREGATLQEEAIRFDPLFLTEKEYRTYGLSRERRTLTPSASIDCNAPIVDLYQKDHEREQLPWHAGPQQRETASKEMDQVRRDPLFLSEKDYRAYGLGQEPPSLIPRAVVATSAATVIDSYAKDPNYPQHHGSTSSDAYSLVPRREATSSEPYLLVRRRDINLTNYDYQERGSTDFSISGADEGGLYSRYAANSLRDYNEKQNHLGGRHELASSSVSSQYSFGGPSLTYR from the exons ATGGCCCTCGGGGGAAGCAAGAAAGTTGGGTCTGCTGCTGAGGCATCCTCATATCCATTGTCATCCAAACCAGGAAACCCCAATTCATTGAAGCCTAAACATAAAATTGTGAAAAAATCTTCAGATAGGAGAAAAGATTCTACTGCTGAACAGATTCAGGAGAAACCAAATCATGAGAACACCACACAAGGGagtataaaagaaaagaatgctagcaataaaataaaaaatggaaacaagaaaatttcactGGAAGCGCACAGAGAGACGAGTATTATCAATGACAATAGCCGGAGGGATAGAAAGGACAAGGAAGAGCTGGATGGTAATGCTATCTatcaaatgaaaaatggaaacaagaaaaattcACAGGAACTGAACAGAGAGAAGAGTATCATCAGGGAAAATAGCCGTAGGGATCAAAAGGCCAAGGAAGAGCTGGGTGGGTTGATTTTCATGTGCAATGGAAAGACCAAACCAGATTGTTTCCGCTATGGGGTCATGGGAGTCCCGCAGAGCCAGAAAGAGCTAGTAATGGAAATAAAACCTGGTCTAAAGCTCTTCCTCTATGATTTTGATCTCAAGCTTATGTATGGGATCTACAAGGCATCTTTTGCTGGTGGTATGAATCTGGAGCCTGCTGCTTTTGGCGGGGCCTTCCCTGTTCAG GTGCGGTTCATGGTTCACGAGGATTGTTTCCCTCTACCTGAGAGTGTTTTTAAGAGAGCAATCGAGGACAATTATGATGAAAAGAAGCACAGGTTCAAGACTGAGCTTACTGTCCTGCAA GTAAAGAAACTTACAAGTCTGTTTCAGACTTCTAGTGGGCAGCTTTCTAGAAAACCTTTTTTGGCCCACAGGGAGGGAGCCACTCTACAGGAAGAGGCAATTCGTTTTGATCCACTGTTTCTGACGGAGAAAGAATATCGAACTTACGGTCTTTCAAGAGAAAGACGTACCTTGACCCCGTCTGCTTCTATTGATTGTAATGCTCCTATAGTAGACCTGTACCAGAAGGATCATGAAAGGGAGCAGCTTCCATGGCATGCTGGTCCTCAGCAAAGAGAAACAGCCTCAAAAGAAATGGACCAAGTTCGTCGTGATCCCCTTTTTCTCAGTGAGAAGGATTATCGAGCTTATGGTCTTGGGCAAGAACCACCTTCTTTAATTCCTCGTGCTGTTGTAGCCACTAGTGCTGCCACAGTAATAGATTCCTATGCAAAAGATCCAAATTATCCTCAACATCATGGTTCTACATCCTCAGATGCATATTCTCTGGTTCCTAGAAGAGAGGCAACTTCTTCGGAACCATATCTTCTGGTCCGAAGGAGAGACATTAACCTCACAAATTATGATTACCAAGAAAGGGGCTCTACTGATTTCTCAATAAGTGGAGCTGATGAAGGAGGATTATATTCAAGATATGCTGCCAATTCTTTGAGGGATTACAATGAGAAACAAAACCATCTGGGGGGCAGACATGAGCTTGCATCCTCATCAGTCTCATCTCAATACTCCTTTGGTGGTCCATCGCTGACTTACCGCTAA